In one window of Rhinopithecus roxellana isolate Shanxi Qingling chromosome 15, ASM756505v1, whole genome shotgun sequence DNA:
- the SPA17 gene encoding sperm surface protein Sp17 encodes MSIPFSNTHYRIPQGFGNLLEGLTREILREQPDNIPAFAAAYFESLLERREKTNFDPAEWGSKVEDRFYNNHAFKEQEPPEKSDPKQEKSQISGKEEETSVTILDSSEEDKEKEEVAAVKIQAAFRGHVAREEVKKMKTDSLQNEEKEENK; translated from the exons ATGTCGATTCCATTCTCCAACACCCACTACCGAATTCCACAAGGATTTGGGAATCTTCTTGAAGGGCTGACACGCGAGATTCTGAGAGAGCAACCGGACAATATACCAGCTTTTGCAGCAGCCTATTTTGAGAGCCTTctagagagaagagaga aaacCAACTTTGATCCAGCAGAATGGGGGAGTAAGGTAGAAGACCGCTTCTATAACAATCATGCATTCAAG GAGCAAGAACCACCTGAGAAAAGTGATCCTAAACAAGAAAAGTCTCAGATAtctgggaaggaggaagagacatCAGTCACCATCTTa GACTCTTCTGAGGAagataaggaaaaagaagaggttgCTGCTGTCAAAATCCAAGCTGCCTTCCGGGGACACGTAGCCAGAGAGgaggtaaagaaaatgaaaacagatagtcttcaaaatgaggaaaaagaggaaaacaagtgA